The nucleotide window TCTACCCCAGCATCTTCCAGCAGGGGGATAATCCGGCAACTTTCTTCAAGATTTAGGCCACCTTCCATGCGATCGTCGGCACCCAGGCGGTAAAAAACGGGATAGGCGGGACCGACGGCTTCCCGCACGGCATGGACGACCTCCAGGGGGAAACGCAGGCGGTTTTCCAGGGAACCACCGTAAGCATCACGGCGGCGGTTGGTGAGGGGTGAAAGAAACTGGTTCAAAAGATAGCCATGGGCGCCGTGGATTTCTACCAGGTCAAAGCCGGCTTTCTTGGCCCTGGCGGCAGCCAGGGCAAATTTTTCTGTTAACTCTTTAATCTCCTTAACTGTTAGTTCATGGGGGCGTTCTTCAAAGGGGATATATAATTCTTCAGCTTTTCCAGGCCCATCTTCTTGATTCTGGGACAATTGCCGGGAACGGCGTGGTAGAAATGGGAGAGGTATGCCTGAAGGGGCCACGGCATTTTCCAGGACTCTCGCACCCGCATGGTTGATTTGAATACCGGCAATCGCACCTTCGGAGCGGATCTTAGCTGCCAGCTTAGTAAGGCCGGGTAAGAGACGGTCATGGTAAATACCTAGTTGTTTGGGATGGGCCTGGCCTTCCTCGCTAATATAAGCATGTTCTACAATGATGAGGCCTACACCGGCGCGGGTGTTCGCCCCGGCAAACTTTTGTCCAGCGTCATAGGTGCTGCCACCATGATAAGCCCTGGCCCGGAGGGTGTAGTGTTCAAGCATTTCCGGGGTTATCTCGCCCTCGGAAGCAGCGATGCCGAGGGCCATGGGGGGCATGACTATACGGTTGGGTAAGATAAGGTCTTTGACTTTCACTGGGGAAAATAAATGAATATTAGTCATTGGTACATCCTCTCCAAGATTAACAAAGGCATTATTGGTTTATCTATAACAAAAAAATCAATATTTTTTCTTCGGTATATAGCCTTATTTTCCTGCCCTGTAATCAATTAAGTTTAATCAGCAACCCTAAACTACCAAGACCACTTTAAGTGGTCTTATTTGATGCAAAAATAATTTTCAAGTGTAATCGCCCCCTATCTGAATTCCTTGAAGATCCCTTAAAGCGGGAGGTGCGCGTAAAGACAAGTTACGAAAAGATTAGGGATGCTGGTCGGAGAAGGAGGAAAATGTTATATGGTTGTAGAACCTATAGTGGCACGGTTAGACAAGGATAAAGTATTGCGGTAGAAAATACTGTTGAAATGTGAAATAAGGGTGATGGTTACGCCGGTGGTAGAAATTTTAGTGTTCTTTTTTTTATCGGCAGCCGGATTCCTAGCGGGATTTGTCGATTCGGTCGTTGGCGGTGGGGGGTTGATTTCCGTTCCGGCCCTTTTGCTTTGCGGTGTGTCACCCAGTGTGGTTTTAGGAACGAACAAACTCGCCGGGACCATGGCTACCTTAACCAGTACCATTTCCTTTGCCGCTTCCGATAAGGTAAACTTCTCGCTGATTAAATATCTTTTCCCCTTTTCTCTGCTGGGAGCGACCTTGGGCGCCCATATGGTTAAATATATTCCCTCCCAGATTTTAAAACCGCTAATAATTGTGCTGCTCATTTGTGTAAGCATTTATACCTTACGCAAGAAAGATTGGGGTTCTATTTCCACCTATGCCGGCAGAAACAAAAAAAATATTTGGCTGGGTGCTGCTGTGGCGGCTGGGCTAGGTTTTTATGATGGTTTTTTTGGCCCCGGAACCGGGTCATTTTTAATCTTTGCTTTTCTTCAGTTCGGTTTTGATTTTGTGGTTGCCGCAGGTAATGCCAAAGTCTTAAATTTTGCCAGCAACATAGCTTCCCTGGCCACTTTTATACTAATGGGCGCTGTAAATTATAGTTATGGTATAACCATGGGGATTACCATGGTTATTGGAGCGTTGCTCGGTTCCCGGTTGGCAATCACTAAAGGGACGGCCTTTGTCCGTTTGATGTTTATCGCCATAACCTTGCTTTTAGTAGGTAAGCAGGTCTGGGATTTATTGCATTAATGTAAAATGCTCCCGCGGTAATACTGGGGAGCATTTATTAAAATATAGAAACTCTTTTATTGGTGGGGAATTTGCGGCTGTTCAAAGGACGGCGGCTGCGGGTTGTGGAGGGAGGAACCCACAAAATCGCCGGGTGTGGACAGGTTGAAGGCGAGGCGGGCATCCTTGTCCACCCCCCAGTCCCGGGTAGAGCCTGTGCCCCTAATTTTTTGGAAACAATCCCGGAACATGGTGTTGTGGGCCTCTTCCCTGTTTAACAGGAAATCAATCATCTGACGTACATAGCGGTCGGCGATTTGCCGGTGCAGGTATTCATACACAACCTTGGCCCGCTGTTCGGCGGCGATGTTGGAAAGCAGGTCGGCGGGCAGGTCGCCGGTAGCTTCGATGTATGACGCGGTCCACACTTGGCCGGAGGCGTTGCTGTAAAAAGGGTTTAGTCCCGTCATTACATGCGCCTGTACGTTGCCGATGGTGGCGTTCATGGCCTGGGGTTCATGGCCATTCAAGAGGTTGACCGCCGTACAAACCATTTCCAGGTGACTGAGCTCTTCGGCGGCTATATCGAGGAAAATATCCCTGATAGCCGGGTCGTGAATACGAAAGCTTTGGGCCAGGTATTGCAGCCCTGCCTTCAATTCGCCGTGGGGACCTCCGATTTGCTCCTGCAAAAGAGCCGCATAGTTCGGATTAGGGCGTTCTACACGTACCATTTCCAGGAGCTTTTTGTCGTGTTTAAACATTGTATTCCTCCTTCTTGTTTTTATTATTACTCGAGGAGCTTTAAATTATTATTAACAGATAGGCAGGATAAAAGGGAAAGTAGGCGAATAATGAAAATAAAAGCTTGAAAAATGTTAAAATTGGAGGAGTACCGGTGGGAAAGTTGAAAGCGGGTTTATGGTTGACGATCTTGATAATTTTAGGCATGTTTTTCATTACCGGTGTTGGAGGAGAAAAAACTGATGCGGGAACCAGGGTGAAAACGAGCCAAAATGACGAAAACATACCTCCTGCACCCCAAGAAAAAGAAGAACAACGGAAAGAAGACACCACAAACAATGTACCGCCTGTAGCAACGGTAGGTAATAACAACGCAAGTAATAAAACCAATAATACCAATTCCAAGGTTTTTGTACCGCCAGCGCGCGGCTACTGGATCGAGGTTAGTACAGATGAGCAAAAAACAAGGATATATTACGATGGAAATTTAATAAAAGAATGGGATGTATCTACCGGAACGGAGGACAAGCCCACTCCTATCGGCGTTTTTAAAATACAAAACCGCGGTGAGTGGTTTTTTAGCGAAAAGTATCAGCAAGGAGGACGATGGTGGGTATCCTTTAAAGATTGGGGCGTTTACCTTTTCCACAGCGTGCCCATGGACAGGGAAAAGAGGGTAATTGTTGAGGAAGCGGCCCGCCTGGGAACGCCCGCCTCCCATGGGTGTGTAAGGCTGGCTACCGAAAATGCCAAATGGATTTATGATAATATCCCGCAAGGAACTCCGGTATATATACATTAAAATCGGTACTGTCCGTTCGGACGGTTACTGGCTCGCCTGGAGGGGAGTACATACGCTTTCTTTGACACATCGCCGTAATAGCTGCACGGACAGGGGTTTATGCTGCCGATTAAAAGAAAATTGGAGGTCTACGTTATGGTCAGGGCTGAGGAAATAATGGTTAAAGACGTGGCGGTCGTGCACCCGGACGATGTGGTGACCGACGTGGTGGGCCTCTTCGTTGAAAGGAACGTCACCAGCGCGGTGGTAGTCGACGAGAAAAATACCGTCAAAGGCATTATTACCGACGGCGACATTATGGCCGCCGTAAGGCGCCGTCGTCCGTTGGTGGTAGACTTTTTTAATTTTATATGGGCGGCCGGGGACGAAGTCGATCTGGCCGTCAAAGCGGAGGCCCTGTCGACAATGAAGGTAAAAGACCTCATGACCAAACAGGTTATAACGGTAGGAGAGGATACGGAGATACTTGAAATCGCCCGGCTGATGGCCGAACATAAAATCAAACAAATACCTGTAGTACGGGGAAACTTTTTAGTAGGACTGGTCCGCCGTTATGACATCGTCAAGGCTGTAGCCTGGCAGGTAAATAGATTACAGAACGATACAGAGTAGAGAAGCAGAAATTAATTTAGCAGACGGTGGTGTGGCGACCAAAAATTTATTCTTTAGCAGGAGCAATAACTCAACCTGGATTGGAGTGCCCGGCTATAATATTGACAGAGGTAGCCAATAAATCAATCCCGGTTTACGCGGGATTTTCTGTTTTCGTGGCGTAATCATCAAAAAGCGTCATGACTACCATATTAACGAAAATAGTAGATGCTGGTAAGTTGAAATCATATAACGGTGGAAGTGCCGGACAGGGATTCCTGGGGATGTACCTCCTGGCCGTTACTCCGGCGGAGCCCGATGGTGGAGCATAGTCCGGCAGCTATCGAGATGTCTGGGGTTGCCGTTATGATAACCGGGGAGCCTGAGGGTGCTTCTGGTGTAAAGATTATACCCGACCGTGATCGAGAACCTTTTAGCATTACAGAAGCGCCATAAATTAATAAAGGTGGGTCGGCTTTGAAAATATTAATCACCGGCGGTACAGGCCTTTTAGGACGTTCCCTTTGTACAAAACTCCTACAGGCAGGTCATGATCCAATCGTTCTTTCACGTGACGCTGCGGCAGCAAGGGGCAGGCTACCCTCCGGGGTTCAGCTTATCCAGTGGCAGCCCGGCGCTGAAAGGGTACCCTTGGCGGCCCTGGAAGGTGTAGAAGCGGTTATCAACCTGGCCGGGGAGAATATCGGCGTCGGGCGCTGGACTGCTTCGCGAAAACAGCTTATTATGCAAAGCCGTGTGGGTATAACTCGGGCATTGGTAGAGGGCTTTCAAGGGTTGAGTAAGCCTCCCCGGGTATTCATTAGCGGGTCGGCAATCGGTTATTACGGCCCTTGCGGTGACGAAGAACTGACCGAAGCATCGTCACCTGGAAACGATTTTTTAGCTAAAGTCTGCCGGGCTTGGGAGCAAGAAGCCAACCGGGCCGGGGAATTGGGGGTGAGGGTAGTAACTATACGCACCGGTATTGTCCTGAGCAGGGAAGGAGGAACCCTGCCGCGTATGGTTACCCCTTTTCGTTTGTTTATTGGCGGCCCGTTAGGTAGCGGCCGGCAGTGGGTTTCCTGGATTCACATTGCTGATGCTATAGGGATCATCAAACTGGCCCTCGAGCATACAACCGTGGCTGGACCGCTAAATCTTACCGCACCCCGGCCGGTACGCATGGAGGAATTTGCCTCGGTTCTGGGAAGAGTGCTGAAGCGGCCTTCCAGTTTGCGAGTACCGGCATGGGTGCTGAAAATGGCATTAGGGGAAATGGCCGCTCTTCTGCTTACCGGCCAGCGGGTGCTCCCTGCCCGGGCTTTACAGGAGGGTTACCAGTTTCGCTATCCCGAGTTAGCAGGGGCCCTGGAAGATTTACTCATATCCTCACGCCATGAAAGAAAGGGATAAGGTGAACACCGGCGAAAGAAGGCTACTGTTGAGCTAGCAATCCTCGCCTTTAGAGCGTGCGCCCGATCTTCTCAATCGCCAAAAGTAATCGAGGAGGTAGTAGCCCTTGTAAATAGTCAACCAATAACTAAGGAAGCCCTGGAAAAAGAAATACTTAGAATGCAATTAACCGCTGAAATGAGGATTCAATCAGGATCTGTTTCTAACATCGAGTTTTTAAAGAATTCCGGACGGGAGTGGTCCAAGATGGATAAGAAGCTGCCATCCAGCGAAGTATCTGCTCGACGCTTTGCTACCTCTTAACGTTCCTATATTCCACATCCCTGGTTATACTTTCCATGATTTTTAGGGGCAGTCTAAAATTAGAGGGTTAGCCCGATGACTAGATGAAGGTTTTATAAAGAATAGCGGCGAAATAATGCGAACCAAGGTGTGTTTTGGTCGTTTAAGTCCAAATTATTGGAGGTTAGTAGCAGCTACCAACAGATTAATAAATAATAACAAAACATAACAAAAAGCTTACCATAAAGTTATGGAACTATTAACCATCAGCAAAGCGGCAAAGAAACTGGGCGTCCATCCTAACAGCCTGCGCAACTGGGAAAAGCGGGGCTTAATCAAGCCTGTCCGTTTGCCTGGAGGCCAGCGCCGGTACTCCATGGATGAACTCAATAAGCTTCTACAGTCCGGCCAATTGACTGGCGAACGCGAGGCAGTCGTGCTGTACGCCCGGGTGTCCACCAAAAAGCAGGCCGACGCCGGCAACCTGGAGCGGCAGATGGAACGGCTGCGCCAGTATGCTGGAGAACACGGGTTTACCATCAGGGCGGAATTTGCGGACGTGGCTAGCGGCTTGAACCAGAAGCGCCGTGGCCTGGCCAACGTACTCAAGTTAGCCGAGCAGGGTGAGTATAAGAAACTTATTATCGAGTACCCCGACCGACTGGCCCGTTTCGGATATTCGTACATTGAGCGTCATTTAAAATATTGCGGCGTAGAAATAATCGCCATAGCGGAAAAAGAGCCGGAAGACGCTCAAAGCGAATTGGTGAAAGATTTGCTGGCCATAGTCACGTCATTTTCTGCCCGGTTATACGGGGCCAGGGGCGGCAAAAAAGTGAGGCAGGGGTTTCGGGAACTAATCGCGGGAGTGGAGCTGGATGAAGAAACAGCGAAAGAACAAAAAGAGAATGAGTGAACTTAACGGCGGTCTTAAGTATACCATCTGCGGCGAGTGGTTTCCGGAAGCTTACCCCGCTTACCGGTCCAAGAAATGGGGCCGGGGGGATGAAGACCCGCTGGATACTGAGATGCGGCTTTTCTGCGCCTGCGAGCGCTGGGCCTTCAACCGGCTTATGGAAGGCCGTTCCCGGGAAGAACTCAAACAAGAAGGCCAGCGGGTATTCGGCTTAAACTCCCGCTATTGTGACGACGCCATACTGAAAGCGAGGGCTATCATAGAATCGCAAAAGGAACTCCTAGCGTTAGAAATCGAGGAAACAGAAACCAAGCTGAGCCGGGCCAAAAAGAAATTCCACTGGGCTGCAAAGGTCCTGGACAAAGCGATCAAGGCCAAAGACCCGGCAAAAATCGAGAAAACCAAACGTATTCTCCACGGCCGCAAAGCCCGGGTCAAAAAGCTTGCCGCCAAACTGGCCGAACTCCAGAAGCATGAAGCTGACGGCACTATCCCCAAGGTAGTATTCGGGGGACGGGCCTTATGGCGGCAGGTCTGCCGGGGCAAGGCCAGCCGGGAAGAATGGCGCCACACCCGGCAAAACCGGTTATACGCCCGGGGCGACGAAACTAAAGGCGGCAACCCCAACATGAAGGTGGCTTACCAGGAGGGGAGATTTACCCTGGCAGTCACTATTTCCCATTTATCCGAGCAGAAAGGTACTGACAGCAAAGGAAGGCCCATAATGACCAGGGCACCGCGGGTGGAAGGAGAGCTCTGGCTGCCGGAAAAACACCGGCTCAAGGTGTGGGAGTTGCTTCTTTCCGGCGCACCCTATAACGTTGAATTGATTAGAGGCCGTGACAACCGGTACAGGGTCCATATCGCCTTCACCGTGACGGCGCCTGAATTGGTGACCGACCCCAACCGCGGCTACCTTGGGATAGACACCAACCCAGATGGGGTAGCTCTGGCTAACGTTAATTATTTTGGCCAGCCCGAGCCCTGGCCGGAAGGCTTCACTGTTCCTTATCCCAAAGCCTTGCACAAGTTTGCCGGAGAGTTTCAGACGATAGTACACCCGAACGGTTTCCTTTACCTCAAGATACCGGAACTGGCTTACAGCCGCAGTTTTAGACGTACTTACCTCATCGGCGTTCTGGCCCAGGTAGTGGTGAACATCGCCAGAGTTTTAGGCAAATCTATCGCTATAGAAGACCTGGGCTTCGGCAAAGACCGGCTGGACACCGATAAAAAGTTCAACCGCATGGCGGCCAATTTTCCTTACCGGAAGATAACCGAAGCTATTATCCGTAAAGCCTACAAAGAAGGCGTCGGCGTAAAGCCGGTCCGGCCAGCTCACACTTCCACCATCGGCTATTGGAAATACATGGAGCGGTATGGGGTAACAATCCACCATGCCGCCGCATTGGCAATCGCCCGCCGGGCAATAGGTTTTAAAGAACACATCACCAAAGAGTTAAAACAAAAAATCCAAGCCATTAAAGAAAAGCTGAACCAAAAGGCGAATTCCTTGCCTGGGGAAGGAAAAGGGATGACCCGAAAGGTGAAGCAGCAAATCATGCGGCTGGGCGAAAAGGTTTCCGTTCATAACGGCTTAGACCGCTATAAACAGGAATCCTTTTATTCAGTCTGGCATGACTTGAAGCAGCTCGCTTTATCAAGTAGGTGACCCCGTTAGCCGGTATCGGACAAACCGGTAGGCCGCATCTAACAGATCGCGCGGAGGCGTCCGGCACCTGAAAGAATAAAGTGCTGGACCACTTGACGGTCAACGCAAGGCGAGAACTTTTATGGTTCTCCTTAAGGCCGCGCCTTGCGCCCGTGAAGTGCCGTTCTCCCGTCCGGGTGAGACTCCCGGGGCCGAGGTCTCCCTGTCGCGAAGCTTGCTCCCAGGGCAGGCAAATCAAATCCGAAAGGAGCGAAAAGCCTGGTCATGGGGAGGCCGCCTAATAAGGATTGACATGATGTATCAAGAATTGTTAGGTTTTTTGAACCAGGCCAGTACAATGCAGCAGAGCTACAAGTTAAAAGCTAGTCCCTTGAGTGAAAAATACTTACTAGAGCTTAAGTTTCCGGGAAACGGCGATAATATTGCTGATGCAGACCGTTTACGCCAAGCACTGGAAACCCAAATTGGCTGTCCCGTGAGTATTCCTCTTGAGTTACTAAGGGAAATCCCGGAAAAGTTACGCCAGAATGATTGGAAGGTAACAGTAACTATAGGATACTACTGGCCTCCGGGGTGGGGGTTAGAACGACTGGTCGCCGAGTTAGTGGAAGTAGGGCCGGGTTCTGACCGGTTAGGACCTTTTGGCCTGGCGGTGGACTTGGGCAGTACCACTGTGGGAGGATATTTGTGGGATCTAGGTTCAGGTAAACTTCTCGCTGCTGATGGTGTGACTAATGCACAGACGAGGCTTGGAGAAGATATCCTGACTCGTATTCATTACGCAGCTACTCCTCAGGGACTAGCAGAACTGCAGCAGTTAGCAATCATGAGTATAAACAGGATAATTGATTTGGTGACCAAGCAGGCTAACATAGTACCGCAGGATATTACCGCAGGGGTAATTAGTGGTAATACAACTATGGTGCATCTATTACTGGGTCTACCAACAGCAAATATCTGCCGGAATCCTTATGTGCCTGTAGTTAACGCTCCGGGGTTTTTCCCGGCAGCAATGATAGGTCTGGACCTCCACCCACGAGCTCTCGTTTACCTTTTACCCAGCGTAGGTAGTTATGTAGGAGGAGACATCCTGGCGGGTATTTTAGCGAGTGGTATGCACCGGCAAAAAGAGGTCAGCCTTTTGGCGGACATTGGTACCAACGGAGAAATGGTCTTAGGCAATCGAGAATGGTTGGTGGTAGCTGCTGGAGCAGCCGGACCAGCCTTGGAAGGTGGGGTAGTAGCTTGTGGCATGCGGGCTGAACCTGGTGCAGTTTGTCAGGTTCGTATAGATCCGGATACAGGCAAGGTGACTTACCGCACTATTGAAGATGTACCCGCGCGCGGTATTTGTGGTTCAGGCATTGTGGATGCAATAGCTCAAGCGCTGCAAGCAGGGATCATTAATCAGCGAGGAGAATTACGTGAACCGCTTACTTCTCTAGTGGTTGTGCCGGCAGAGGAAAGCGCTACTGGCCATCCCATCGAGCTCACTGCCGTAGACATCCAGCGGCTGTTGCGCACCAAAGCTGCAGCCAATGCCATTATGGCTACGCTGCTAGAGAGTGTTGGCTGTACTTTTGCCGATCTTAAGTACTTTTATGCTGCTGGTGCATTTGGCGATCACCTAGATATTGAATCAGCTATTACCATTGGGCTATATCCCGACCTGCCGCGGGAAAATATCATACGCTTAGGAAATAGTTCTGGTACAGGTGCCAGCCTGGTCCTTACTGACATTAATAAGGCACAGGAGTTAGAAGAAATATCCCGGCGCGTTACGTATCTGGAGATGAACAATAGCCAGCAATTTATGGCCCATTTTACCGCAGGCCTGTTTTTCCCCCACACCGACCTTGACCTTTTCCCTACTGTTAAAGCTCGCCTAAAACACTAGTAGGTCGTGTCCTGAACCAGTTTTCGCCACAGCAAAACTTTATATCGTGTATAAGTTAAACTGATTGG belongs to Moorella humiferrea and includes:
- a CDS encoding tRNA-dihydrouridine synthase; this encodes MTNIHLFSPVKVKDLILPNRIVMPPMALGIAASEGEITPEMLEHYTLRARAYHGGSTYDAGQKFAGANTRAGVGLIIVEHAYISEEGQAHPKQLGIYHDRLLPGLTKLAAKIRSEGAIAGIQINHAGARVLENAVAPSGIPLPFLPRRSRQLSQNQEDGPGKAEELYIPFEERPHELTVKEIKELTEKFALAAARAKKAGFDLVEIHGAHGYLLNQFLSPLTNRRRDAYGGSLENRLRFPLEVVHAVREAVGPAYPVFYRLGADDRMEGGLNLEESCRIIPLLEDAGVDVIDLSGGLGGYMKQGPEGFFLYMAAAIKPVARVPVIVTGGIKTPQFADMVIRQGRADLVGIGRALLANPAWAQKAWLALNGLQF
- a CDS encoding ASKHA domain-containing protein produces the protein MMYQELLGFLNQASTMQQSYKLKASPLSEKYLLELKFPGNGDNIADADRLRQALETQIGCPVSIPLELLREIPEKLRQNDWKVTVTIGYYWPPGWGLERLVAELVEVGPGSDRLGPFGLAVDLGSTTVGGYLWDLGSGKLLAADGVTNAQTRLGEDILTRIHYAATPQGLAELQQLAIMSINRIIDLVTKQANIVPQDITAGVISGNTTMVHLLLGLPTANICRNPYVPVVNAPGFFPAAMIGLDLHPRALVYLLPSVGSYVGGDILAGILASGMHRQKEVSLLADIGTNGEMVLGNREWLVVAAGAAGPALEGGVVACGMRAEPGAVCQVRIDPDTGKVTYRTIEDVPARGICGSGIVDAIAQALQAGIINQRGELREPLTSLVVVPAEESATGHPIELTAVDIQRLLRTKAAANAIMATLLESVGCTFADLKYFYAAGAFGDHLDIESAITIGLYPDLPRENIIRLGNSSGTGASLVLTDINKAQELEEISRRVTYLEMNNSQQFMAHFTAGLFFPHTDLDLFPTVKARLKH
- a CDS encoding CBS domain-containing protein; this encodes MVRAEEIMVKDVAVVHPDDVVTDVVGLFVERNVTSAVVVDEKNTVKGIITDGDIMAAVRRRRPLVVDFFNFIWAAGDEVDLAVKAEALSTMKVKDLMTKQVITVGEDTEILEIARLMAEHKIKQIPVVRGNFLVGLVRRYDIVKAVAWQVNRLQNDTE
- a CDS encoding TSUP family transporter, which encodes MVTPVVEILVFFFLSAAGFLAGFVDSVVGGGGLISVPALLLCGVSPSVVLGTNKLAGTMATLTSTISFAASDKVNFSLIKYLFPFSLLGATLGAHMVKYIPSQILKPLIIVLLICVSIYTLRKKDWGSISTYAGRNKKNIWLGAAVAAGLGFYDGFFGPGTGSFLIFAFLQFGFDFVVAAGNAKVLNFASNIASLATFILMGAVNYSYGITMGITMVIGALLGSRLAITKGTAFVRLMFIAITLLLVGKQVWDLLH
- a CDS encoding IS607 family transposase gives rise to the protein MELLTISKAAKKLGVHPNSLRNWEKRGLIKPVRLPGGQRRYSMDELNKLLQSGQLTGEREAVVLYARVSTKKQADAGNLERQMERLRQYAGEHGFTIRAEFADVASGLNQKRRGLANVLKLAEQGEYKKLIIEYPDRLARFGYSYIERHLKYCGVEIIAIAEKEPEDAQSELVKDLLAIVTSFSARLYGARGGKKVRQGFRELIAGVELDEETAKEQKENE
- a CDS encoding IS200/IS605 family accessory protein TnpB-related protein, which gives rise to MKKQRKNKKRMSELNGGLKYTICGEWFPEAYPAYRSKKWGRGDEDPLDTEMRLFCACERWAFNRLMEGRSREELKQEGQRVFGLNSRYCDDAILKARAIIESQKELLALEIEETETKLSRAKKKFHWAAKVLDKAIKAKDPAKIEKTKRILHGRKARVKKLAAKLAELQKHEADGTIPKVVFGGRALWRQVCRGKASREEWRHTRQNRLYARGDETKGGNPNMKVAYQEGRFTLAVTISHLSEQKGTDSKGRPIMTRAPRVEGELWLPEKHRLKVWELLLSGAPYNVELIRGRDNRYRVHIAFTVTAPELVTDPNRGYLGIDTNPDGVALANVNYFGQPEPWPEGFTVPYPKALHKFAGEFQTIVHPNGFLYLKIPELAYSRSFRRTYLIGVLAQVVVNIARVLGKSIAIEDLGFGKDRLDTDKKFNRMAANFPYRKITEAIIRKAYKEGVGVKPVRPAHTSTIGYWKYMERYGVTIHHAAALAIARRAIGFKEHITKELKQKIQAIKEKLNQKANSLPGEGKGMTRKVKQQIMRLGEKVSVHNGLDRYKQESFYSVWHDLKQLALSSR
- a CDS encoding manganese catalase family protein codes for the protein MFKHDKKLLEMVRVERPNPNYAALLQEQIGGPHGELKAGLQYLAQSFRIHDPAIRDIFLDIAAEELSHLEMVCTAVNLLNGHEPQAMNATIGNVQAHVMTGLNPFYSNASGQVWTASYIEATGDLPADLLSNIAAEQRAKVVYEYLHRQIADRYVRQMIDFLLNREEAHNTMFRDCFQKIRGTGSTRDWGVDKDARLAFNLSTPGDFVGSSLHNPQPPSFEQPQIPHQ
- a CDS encoding TIGR01777 family oxidoreductase — its product is MKILITGGTGLLGRSLCTKLLQAGHDPIVLSRDAAAARGRLPSGVQLIQWQPGAERVPLAALEGVEAVINLAGENIGVGRWTASRKQLIMQSRVGITRALVEGFQGLSKPPRVFISGSAIGYYGPCGDEELTEASSPGNDFLAKVCRAWEQEANRAGELGVRVVTIRTGIVLSREGGTLPRMVTPFRLFIGGPLGSGRQWVSWIHIADAIGIIKLALEHTTVAGPLNLTAPRPVRMEEFASVLGRVLKRPSSLRVPAWVLKMALGEMAALLLTGQRVLPARALQEGYQFRYPELAGALEDLLISSRHERKG
- a CDS encoding L,D-transpeptidase; this encodes MGKLKAGLWLTILIILGMFFITGVGGEKTDAGTRVKTSQNDENIPPAPQEKEEQRKEDTTNNVPPVATVGNNNASNKTNNTNSKVFVPPARGYWIEVSTDEQKTRIYYDGNLIKEWDVSTGTEDKPTPIGVFKIQNRGEWFFSEKYQQGGRWWVSFKDWGVYLFHSVPMDREKRVIVEEAARLGTPASHGCVRLATENAKWIYDNIPQGTPVYIH